In one window of Henckelia pumila isolate YLH828 chromosome 1, ASM3356847v2, whole genome shotgun sequence DNA:
- the LOC140862825 gene encoding uncharacterized protein → MHIDYAIQKDEPPAITENSIPDDVDLYEKWERSNRLCVMFIKTKISAGMRGSVDQHNNVKDLLKAIDEQFQSSDKALASTLIMEFSSLRLTNVRGVHEHIMKMRDIAARLKILEVDISETFLVHYILNTLPQQYGPFKISYNTHKDKWSINELMTMCVQEEGRLLMELGENALLTIKGKNQNQANKKGKDKIPSQGGIKKESKCFFCKKKGHMRKDCSKFQKWLEIKGYAKPKETYGK, encoded by the exons ATGCATATTGATTATGCTATTCAAAAAGACGAACCACCTGCTATTACTGAAAACAGCATTCCGGATGATGTTGATCTTTATGAAAAGTGGGAGCGATCTAATCGACTCTGCGTAATGTTCATAAAGACCAAGATCTCTGCTGGTATGCGTGGTTCTGTCGATCAGCATAATAATGTCAAAGATTTACTGAAGGCTATTGATGAACAGTTCCAGTCTTCAGATAAGGCACTTGCCAGCACCCTAATTATGGAATTCTCTTCGTTAAGGCTCACCAATGTGAGAGGTGTGCACGAGCACATCATGAAAATGCGGGATATAGCGGCTCGACTGAAGATACTTGAGGTGGATATATCTGAAACTTTCTTGGTGCATTACATTCTGAATACACTTCCACAACAATACGGTCCTTTTAAAATTTCTTATAACACACATAAAGATAAATGGTCAATTAATGAACTTATGACCATGTGTGTTCAAGAAGAAGGGAGGTTGTTAATGGAATTGGGTGAAAATGCACTACTGACGATAAAAGGAAAGAATCAGAATCAGGCCAATAAGAAAGGGAAAGATAAAATACCGTCCCAAGGAGGAATTAAAAAGGAATCCAAGTGTTTTTTCTGTAAAAAGAAAGGGCACATGAGGAAGGATTGCTCTAAATTCCAGAAATGGCTTGAGATAAAAG GGTATGCAAAACCTAAGGAAACCTATGGGAAATGA